CCACCGACGGCACCCGCGCCGCCCTGCGCGAGCTGCACGCGGACGGCGTCATCCACCGGCTGATCGAGCAGCCCCGCAACCGCGGCAAGGGCTTCGCCGTGCGCACGGGGATTGCGGCGGCCACGGGCGACGTGGTGGTCATCCAGGACGCGGACCTGGAGTACGATCCGTTCGAGCTTCCGCGCCTGCTGGAGCCCATCGCCGACGGCCGTGCAGACGCGGTGTTCGGGTCGCGCTTCGCGGGCGGGCCGCACCGGGTGATGTACTTCTGGCACCGGATGGGGAACGGCGTGCTGACGCTCCTGTCGAACATGTTCACCGACCTGAACCTGACCGACATGGAGACGTGCTACAAGATGGCGCGCGCAGACCTGATGAAGAGCCTGCCGCTGTCCGCGAACCGCTTCGGCATCGAGCCGGAGCTGACGGCGCGGCTGGCCCAGTCGCGCGCGCGGATCTATGAGGTGCCCATCTCGTACGCCGGCCGCACGTACGACGAGGGAAAGAAGATTGGCTGGCGGGATGGCGTGGCGGCCATCTGGCACATCGTGCGGGCGAACGTCCTGGGCCCGAAGGCAGCACGCTACACGCCTCCGCAGCTGTCCCACGGCCACGCGCCCGCCCCCGCCGCGGAGCCGCGTGCAGTCACCCGCGGGGCGGTGAGCAGCTAGGGCGGAACTTCGATCCGGGGTTCGACAGGGCTTGGAGCATGCCGCGGGGGCCCCTCCCCCGGCCCCTCCCCGCACAAACTGCGTGCGGAGAGGGGAGTACTTCGATCGGGGTTCGACAGGGCGCGTCGCATGCCGCGGCGGC
The Longimicrobium sp. DNA segment above includes these coding regions:
- a CDS encoding glycosyltransferase family 2 protein — translated: MSGHESGAGIRLSVVMPVYNEEATIRESTQRVRAVPLDLELICVDDGSTDGTRAALRELHADGVIHRLIEQPRNRGKGFAVRTGIAAATGDVVVIQDADLEYDPFELPRLLEPIADGRADAVFGSRFAGGPHRVMYFWHRMGNGVLTLLSNMFTDLNLTDMETCYKMARADLMKSLPLSANRFGIEPELTARLAQSRARIYEVPISYAGRTYDEGKKIGWRDGVAAIWHIVRANVLGPKAARYTPPQLSHGHAPAPAAEPRAVTRGAVSS